AAAAATGTTTCGCTGTATCTTACTTCTTTTTAGCTCCTTATTTTTAAATTTTATCTGGTCTAGAAGCCGTTCATTGATTATTTGAGCCTTGTCAATGTCTTTATGCAACTCTAAAAGATCGCTTTCTTCGATAAAGGGCATATGCTAACTAATTTAAATCTTAAAATTACTTTAAATGTAAGTAAAAAAAGAGTTGGAATTACACTTCTTCCCACTACCATGACAAAAATAGGGCTAAAGGCATACTGGACAAAATATAATGTTGTATAATTCAGATTAAAAAATTGAGCACCAAGTGTTTAATACATTAAATATTCTCCTTTTACTAGGTAGCCAAACGGATACCATTATTTTCCAAATCAACCTTTCGCTCCTTATATAAAGTACCTAGTCCCTTTTTAAAGGTTTTTTTGCTCATCTGCAACATATCCCTAATTTCTTCGGGATCCGACTTGTCATGTAAAGGCAGAAAACCTCCATTCTCCTTTAGGACATTGTATATTTTAGTAGCAGCAGGTTCCAATACCTTACTTCCAAGGGGTTGCAGTGAGATATCTATTTTATTATCGTTTCTAATTCTTTTTACACAACCTGGAATGACATCCCCAATATTGACCGTCTTAAAAACTTCGTTGAAATAGACCAACCCTTTATGTCTTTCGTTAACGATTACTTCCCAACCCAAATCCGTTTGTCTAGTAACGACCAAATCCACTTCTTCCCACTCCTTAAGGTCCAGGTTCTCGTTACTTAAAAATTTATCCAATTTATTGGAAGCAACCAATCGTCCGCTTTTTTCGTCGAGGTAACAGTGAACAACATACCACTGACCCTGTTTCATTTTACTTCGTTGCTCCCTAAAAGGAACCAATAAGTGTTTTTCAAGACCCCAATCCAAAAAAGCGCCAAATTCATTTACTTCGGCAACCTGCAATAACCGGAACTCCCCTAACATGATATCCGGCTCCAGGGTTGTAGCCACTGGTCTTTCATCATAATCCAAATAACAGAATACCTCAATATTTTGTCCTATCTCGTAGGATTCGGGCACATATTTATTGGGTAATAGAATATCGTTACCATCCTCATCGCCTAGAAATAAACCTACACTGGTATCCCTTAGGATTTTCAAATCATTTTTTCTTCCAATTTCTATCATAGTACAAAATTACGTGAATTAGGGAAGTAATATGGGATACTATACAAAATAAAAAAAGGCCGTTTCATAGAAACGACCTCTTATCAAATATGAAAATATTCTAATATACGGAAGCCTTGTTAAAATGTTTGCAAAGCATGTAATAAACCACAGCCCTATGTTTA
Above is a window of Maribacter algicola DNA encoding:
- a CDS encoding CvfB family protein, yielding MIEIGRKNDLKILRDTSVGLFLGDEDGNDILLPNKYVPESYEIGQNIEVFCYLDYDERPVATTLEPDIMLGEFRLLQVAEVNEFGAFLDWGLEKHLLVPFREQRSKMKQGQWYVVHCYLDEKSGRLVASNKLDKFLSNENLDLKEWEEVDLVVTRQTDLGWEVIVNERHKGLVYFNEVFKTVNIGDVIPGCVKRIRNDNKIDISLQPLGSKVLEPAATKIYNVLKENGGFLPLHDKSDPEEIRDMLQMSKKTFKKGLGTLYKERKVDLENNGIRLAT